A region from the Acanthopagrus latus isolate v.2019 chromosome 8, fAcaLat1.1, whole genome shotgun sequence genome encodes:
- the wee1 gene encoding wee1-like protein kinase: protein MSSYDRHRHGSPSPKPRPICQKLQFTSSDGEDDPIEDVNNSTGGESGFTEMDSPMPVRRDPVDKRLEGSSSPLNQSGGDDDVELWDEESYGSPSHLRSPSSVIFANCSPSPRKTSRLYGGSPERSYVQDDGEGSSSPIPDCPDTPPHKTFRKLRLFDTPHTPKSLLSRARGSGPGSSSRRVALFKNVEASGKSVTDSSRRQQTPLVNFNPFTPDSLLIQSATQQRNNRKRAHWNDSCGEDMEASDGEGEEEILPPSKRITIMESNMMSRYTSEFLELEKIGCGEFGAVFKCVKRLDGCIYAIKRSKKPLAGSVDEQNALREVYAHAVLGQHPHVVRYYSAWAEDDHMLIQNEYCNGGTLSDVISENYRRLSYLSELELKDLLLQVTRGLKYIHSTSLVHMDIKPSNIFISRKSVTSCDECDEDDILTTSAIYKIGDLGHVTRVNNPQVEEGDSRYLANEVLQEDYSNLRKADIFALALTVVSASGAEPLPTNGDKWHEIRQGKLPAIPQLLSPEFLSLLKLMIHPDPNRRPSTSDLIKHPVLLTAARMSADQLRVELNAEKFKNALLQKELKKAQIARAAAEEKVLSTDRILTRSTVQSNPRTSRLIGKKMNRSVSLTIY, encoded by the exons ATGTCGAGCTACGATCGCCATCGACACGGATCGCCTTCCCCGAAACCTCGACCAATTTGTCAGAAACTGCAGTTTACATCCAGCGATGGCGAGGACGACCCGATTGAGGATGTTAACAACAGTACCGGAGGAGAGTCCGGCTTCACGGAGATGGACTCCCCGATGCCAGTGCGACGAGACCCCGTCGACAAACGGCTGGAAGGGAGCAGCAGCCCCCTGAACCAGTCCGGTGGGGACGACGACGTGGAGCTGTGGGACGAAGAGAGTTACGGTTCTCCGTCTCATCTGCGGTCACCCAGCAGTGTTATCTTCGCAAACTGCTCACCATCACCGAGGAAAACTTCTCGGCTGTACGGAGGGTCCCCGGAGCGGTCTTACGTCCAGGACGACGGTGAAGGATCCAGCTCCCCGATCCCGGACTGCCCCGACACACCTCCACATAAGACCTTCAGAAAACTCAGACTTTTTGACACACCGCACACGCCAAAG agtTTACTGTCCAGAGCGAGGGGCTCCGGTCCAggatcctccagcaggagaGTTGCCCTGTTCAAGAATGTGGAGGCTTCAGGAAAGTCAgtcacagacagcagcaggagacagCAGACCCCTCTGGTTAACTTTAACCCTTTCACCCCCGACTCCCTCCTCATCCAGTCAgccacacagcagagaaacaacaggaaaCGAGCACACTGGAATGA CTCTTGTGGAGAAGACATGGAGGCAAGTGAtggtgagggagaggaggaaatctTGCCACCATCCAAG AGGATCACCATAATGGAAAGCAACATGATGTCCAGGTACACCTCAGAGTTCCTTGAGCTGGAAAAGATCGGCTGTGGGGAGTTTGGTGCCGTGTTCAAGTGTGTGAAAAGACTCGATGGCTGCATCTACGCCATCAAAAGATCGAAGAAACCTCTGGCAGGATCAGTAGATGA ACAAAATGCTTTACGGGAGGTGTATGCCCACGCTGTACTGGGTCAACACCCCCACGTTGTGCGTTACTACTCGGCCTGGGCGGAGGATGACCACATGCTCATCCAGAACGAGTACTGCAATGGTGGCACGCTTTCTGATGTCATCTCAGAGAACTACAGACGGCTCAGTTACCTGTCGGAGCTGGAGCTGAAAGATCTTCTGCTGCAAGTCACACGGGGACTCAAGTACATCCACTCGACTTCTCTGGTGCACATGGATATCAAGCCTA GCAACATCTTTATTTCACGGAAGTCTGTAACCAGctgtgatgaatgtgatgaagatgacatACTGACAACCAGCGCCATCTACAAAATCG GTGATCTTGGTCATGTGACAAGAGTGAACAATccacaggtggaggagggtgacAGCAGATACCTGGCCAATGAAGTTTTACAAGAG GACTACAGTAACTTGAGGAAAGCCGACATCTTTGCTCTGGCTCTGACTGTGGTCAGCGCCTCAGGGGCGGAGCCTCTTCCCACCAACGGAGACAAATGGCACGAGATCCGACAGGGAAAACTCCCTGCCATCCCTCAACTGCTTTCTCCAGAGTTTCTCAGTCTGCTCAAG CTGATGATCCATCCTGATCCAAATAGACGGCCATCAACTTCTGACCTCATCAAACACCCGGTGCTCCTCACTGCTGCCAGAATGAGTGCAGACCAGCTCAGAGTCGAGCTCAACGCAGAGAAGTTCAAGAATGCACTTCTACAGAA GGAGCTGAAGAAGGCCCAGATAGCccgagctgcagcagaggagaaggtTTTGTCCACTGACAGGATCCTGACCCGCTCCACAGTCCAGTCGAACCCCAGAACCTCCAGACTCATCGGCAAGAAGATGAATCGATCAGTCAGCCTCACCATCTACTGA